A genomic window from Bacteroidota bacterium includes:
- a CDS encoding DinB family protein, with protein MKRSELTPMPVYFDRYINKNDDVDVITAIHKSIHELENAPLSQWEQIGDKVYAPGKWTIKDILQHMIDTERIFSYRATAFSRGDADVKSYDEDMYAKAAQAQHRSLSSLVDELIALRKSFLHLYQSFTPEMLAQSGNGFKGKYSVHAIGFIIPGHQRWHFDIIEEKYAPLI; from the coding sequence ATGAAACGTTCAGAATTAACACCCATGCCTGTGTATTTCGACAGGTATATCAACAAAAATGATGATGTTGATGTAATAACTGCTATTCATAAAAGTATACATGAACTTGAAAATGCACCACTGAGCCAATGGGAGCAAATTGGCGACAAAGTATATGCGCCCGGTAAGTGGACCATTAAGGATATTTTACAACATATGATTGACACCGAACGTATTTTCAGCTACCGTGCTACTGCCTTTTCCAGAGGTGATGCCGATGTTAAATCTTATGATGAAGATATGTATGCTAAAGCCGCACAGGCACAACACCGCAGCCTTTCTTCATTAGTTGATGAATTAATTGCCCTGCGCAAATCTTTTTTACATTTATATCAATCGTTTACTCCCGAAATGCTTGCCCAATCCGGTAACGGATTTAAAGGCAAATATTCCGTGCATGCAATCGGTTTTATAATACCGGGTCATCAGCGCTGGCATTTTGATATTATTGAGGAAAAGTACGCCCCGCTCATATAA
- a CDS encoding GNAT family N-acetyltransferase produces the protein MINYKIRKAIPADIHDIILLCAAHAAYERADYNAEGKAEKLAAAIFSENPVCYCLIVETDEGITGYATYTFEYSTWDAAYYTMMDCLYLKDAIRGNGIGEALIVEIAKHSLKQDSIMMQWHTPTFNSRAIKFYHRIGGLSKDKVRFYLNNEQLNKLTK, from the coding sequence ATGATAAACTACAAAATCCGAAAAGCCATTCCTGCTGATATACACGATATTATTTTATTATGTGCAGCACATGCAGCATATGAGCGCGCCGATTATAATGCTGAAGGCAAAGCGGAAAAATTAGCTGCTGCCATTTTTTCAGAAAATCCGGTGTGTTATTGCTTAATTGTTGAAACCGATGAAGGAATTACCGGATATGCAACATATACTTTTGAATACTCAACATGGGATGCCGCTTATTACACCATGATGGATTGTTTATATTTAAAAGATGCAATTCGCGGAAATGGCATTGGAGAGGCCCTCATAGTAGAAATTGCAAAACATAGCCTTAAACAGGATAGTATTATGATGCAATGGCATACTCCAACATTTAATTCACGCGCAATTAAATTTTACCACCGAATCGGTGGTTTATCTAAAGATAAAGTGCGGTTTTATTTAAACAACGAACAATTAAACAAATTAACAAAATAA